The genomic region ACGAGTCCCAAGTTAAGCAGGATGAGGGGAACGTAAGATGGTTTTACACTCAGTCTCTTCCCCGTGATCCCCACGAGCATATCTATGAGGACCGAGTCGACCCCGAAAACCGTGTTAAACAGGAAACCAAGGGCAATGGAGTGAATGTAAGCGTCGTAATTTCCCTGCACAAGTGCGGAGATCAAGAGCCATGTCCATGCAGTGGTTAAGGCTATCCTAGGATAGAGCCTTCCCTTTGACCAAGGAATTCCTGAACTGTGAAGCGATAAACCCCATCCTATCACGATGAGAATTGGAGAGATCACGGTACCGTAGCTCAAGATACCTAGGGCTAGCGAAACGTATGCTAGGGTCATCTCATCCTGATTAACTCTCTTTCCCCCAAGAACGAGTCCCAGGTCCCTGCTCATTACCGCGAAAATGGTTAGCGCGGGAAAGGCTAATCCCAGCCAAGGTAAGCCGAAGACGGCCTGGAAACTCACGATAATTGATGTGATGATAAGTGTGTAGAAAAGAAGGTAATTGTAGGCTGTGGGCTTAAGTCCAATCCTTGAGGGAGAGAGGTACACCCTTGAATAATTGATGAGGAGAACGAGTGCAACGATCACTAGATAATAGGACAGAGGATTGTTGAGCTCGTCAAGCAAATTCGATATCAAGGTTAATATCCCAAAGGGCACGATTAACCAAGTAGGAGCTGAAGTTCCTCTCCATTCGTTACTTAAGGCAACAAGTAACTCGTTTCCTATGAGCAGAAGAAAGAAACCATAGACCATCACGAACCAGTGGGCCTGAAAGAAGGTTGTGGGAAGCGGGTAAGGGAAGCCTTGATTATCCATGAAGTTAAGTACTGCTGGTATTCCGCCCAGAAGGAGAAGCGCAATCCCCATTATCAGCAATATAAATCCTGGTTTCATGAGTCCAGTGTAGGAAAAACAAAATATCTATTAATACCCTTAACCTTAAGGGTTCTATCGCTTCACGCGAACCTAGGAACTTGTGGCATGAAGTCCTGATAAGAAAGGCAACGAGGGTATAGTCACGCCAACTATTCCCACAACGTGATACAGAATTAATGTGATTACCAAAAGCGTAAACAAGGCTATAGTCCTCTTGCTTCCCCTCTTTCCCAGATCCCTTATCTCTGAGGCACTTCTCAACTTTTCTCCAGGTCTGAAGAATCTGACACTAGGCTCGATCAGACTGATTGCCAGGGGAGGAAAGAGAAGGGAGAGAGCTCCGGTCACGATCAGGGAAATGCCCCACATTCCCCTGACCACGTTAGCCCCAATGTTCCTGAACGGTAATTTATATTCGACGTAGAGCGCCTCCACCAGGGTATATGCGCACCACACCATGTAGACTGAGATGTCCAGGAGAGTCACGCTCTTGACCACGGAGATCCAAGGTAATAGTAAGGAGGACAGGCCCAACGTTCCCAGTACCTGCGGTAACACGTTAACCTTGGAGTATGATAAGGCGATGGAAAGAAGGAATATCGTGGCTGGAATCAAGAAGTAAGGCCTGAAGAAGAAAAGATAAGGAACCGCGTTAATAATCATCAGGCTCACGTCAAACTTTCCGAGCTTTCTGGCCAACATTTTACTGTACGTGAGGTCCACAGTGACGGCATGAAGCGCTACAAGGGGAGCAAAGAGCAGGAGGAATGGTTTGAGCGAACCAGCTAGAGCTAGTATGTAAGTCAAAAGTAACATGAAATATGCAGCGTGATTTCTCGTCCTCTGCATGTGCAAACTTTCTCGTGGGAAAAAGATAAGATATGACCCTTAAAGATTAGGTTGTGCTAGGTTTAGTTGTTCCCTCTATCTTCTCGACCCTAACCTCCTTCCCTCTAGAGGCTGAGAGCACCAGGGCCACGAGCAGGATGAAGAGTGCTACCACCAAAGCTGCCTTAATACCGTTGAGGAAAGACTGCTCCACACCACCTAACAGATCCGTGGTTCCTAGAAACACCTCAAAGGCCACATACCTGGGTATTGATAGCGACGCAACAGTTAGGGTTAGGACGTAGCTGGACAGCGTTCCTAGATTGGCGAGGGTCCTGAGAAGACCGTTAGCCCCTCCGTAGAACCCCCTCCTAGCGTTTGCCATAACGGCACTGTTGTTTGCTGGATAGAACATGGCTGAACCTAAACCACCTATAACGGAGGCTATAATGATCATGTACAGTGGGGTAGTAATTGTGAGGGTGAGGTAAACCAGTATGGCCCCCATCATCATTGCTATACCTAGCGTAGCTGGTATCCTAGCACCTATCCTGTCTGAAAGCCTGCCAGCAATGGGACCTAGGGCACTGGCAACCACGTAACCTGGGACAAGTAGAAGTGAGGCGTTCAGTGGACTCAAACCCCTAATTCCCTGGAGGTACATGATGATTACGAAAACCACAGAGAGGTATCCAGTGCTCTGGAAAAAGGACGCCAGTATGGAAAAGGAGAGCACCCTGTTCTGAAACGCCTTCAGGTCAATTATGGGGTTTTCAGCTCTCCTCTCGTAAGCCAACATCACCGCAATTAGTATTGCCCCCACACCGATGAGAGATCCGTTAAACAGATCTATGCCTCTCCCAGCCACGTCAGATGCTCCATAGGTTATTGCTGAAAGTCCAGCTAGCAATAGGACCATTCCTGGAATGTCAAGTTTTTGCTTCCTTCTCTCTTGAACGTCTTTGACGTATTTTACCCCTAGAAGGATTGCCACAATTCCGATGGGAACATTGATGTAAAAGATGTATCTCCATCCAACTAGGGTTGTCAGGATTCCGCCCACCACTATCCCAAGAGTTGCCCCCACGTTCCAGCCTATGGAGGTGTAACCGTAAGCCCTTCCCCTTTGATTTGGGGGGAAGGTGTCAGCTATGATTGCCCCAGAATTGGCCTGAAGCATGGAGGCCCCAAAGGCCTGTACAGCCCTAAAAGCTACTAACATGTCAGCGGTAGGAGATAAACCGCAGAGCGCAGATCCCACTGTGAAAATTGCGAAACCTAGATTGTACATCCTAGATCTTCCCAAGATGTCACCAATTCTTCCGAGCTGAGTTGTCATCACTGCGACTACCAACAGGTAAATCAGGATAGTC from Metallosphaera sedula DSM 5348 harbors:
- a CDS encoding MFS transporter, with the translated sequence MNRSIILFVLVLGTLMAAVDSTVVLLALPTITTDLRTNLDLAIWTILIYLLVVAVMTTQLGRIGDILGRSRMYNLGFAIFTVGSALCGLSPTADMLVAFRAVQAFGASMLQANSGAIIADTFPPNQRGRAYGYTSIGWNVGATLGIVVGGILTTLVGWRYIFYINVPIGIVAILLGVKYVKDVQERRKQKLDIPGMVLLLAGLSAITYGASDVAGRGIDLFNGSLIGVGAILIAVMLAYERRAENPIIDLKAFQNRVLSFSILASFFQSTGYLSVVFVIIMYLQGIRGLSPLNASLLLVPGYVVASALGPIAGRLSDRIGARIPATLGIAMMMGAILVYLTLTITTPLYMIIIASVIGGLGSAMFYPANNSAVMANARRGFYGGANGLLRTLANLGTLSSYVLTLTVASLSIPRYVAFEVFLGTTDLLGGVEQSFLNGIKAALVVALFILLVALVLSASRGKEVRVEKIEGTTKPSTT